One Acropora palmata chromosome 2, jaAcrPala1.3, whole genome shotgun sequence genomic window carries:
- the LOC141873425 gene encoding centromere protein S-like produces MAASGDEVDDEEYEALAYQQRLKAALHFTVGRICENTGKETGLQFSRQFIAALTETTFKQCESFATDLELFAKHAKRSQVNCDDVLLLSRKSSALATHMEENSKELIKAHEEEKANKKQKKAKNSKISNADSVVEIDEEN; encoded by the exons aTGGCCGCGTCGGGGGACGAAGTAGACGATGAAGAATACGAAGCCCTCGCCTATCAACAG CGTCTAAAGGCTGCTCTTCATTTCACAGTGGGCCGTATCTGTGAAAATACAG GCAAAGAAACTGGATTACAATTTTCAAGGCAATTTATTGCTGCTTTAACAGAGACAACATTCAAACAATGTG aatcaTTTGCAACAGATCTCGAACTCTTTGCCAA ACACGCAAAAAGAAGCCAAGTAAACTGTGACGATGTTCTCTTGCTTTCAAGGAAAAGTTCAGCTCTG GCAACTCACATGGAGGAAAACAGTAAAGAGTTGATCAAGGCACATGAAGAggaaaaggcaaacaaaaaacaaaaaaaggcaaaaaatagcaaaatcTCGAACGCGGACAGTGTCGTAGAAATTGATGAGGAAAATTAG
- the LOC141873424 gene encoding cilia- and flagella-associated protein 90-like, translating to MAATSDETSTSRYPSEKAVKEALDTLKPPGILSKAYNQFQLKRYQREDNIRKNHLITSGGQGVADAWNVERPKSLDLAQDTSYFRAKTLHSKPSAYDRINHVVEGYNQNLHRDDREHAKSRGLTVNSEEIRVSVPSLSSSLYGHPRLKPLELTDRKHVRVEVCKKDFLRLGGTNIGNRN from the exons ATGGCGGCCACCTCAGATGAAACTAGTACGTCCCGTTATCCGTCAGAAAAAGCTGTGAAAGAAGCCCTGGACACTCTAAAGCCCCCTGGGATTTTGTCAAAG GCTTACAACCAGTTTCAGCTTAAAAGATACCAG CGTGAAGATAACATCAGAAAAAACCATCTTATTACCTCTGGTGGTCAAGGTGTTGCTGACGCCTGGAACGTGGAAAGACCGAAATCACTAGATCTAGCTCAAGATACCAGCTACTTCAGGGCAAAAACTTTG CATTCGAAGCCATCCGCTTATGATCGGATAAATCATGTTGTTGAAGGGTACAATCAAAACCTTCATCGAGACGACAGAGAACACGCCAAATCGCGAGGTCTTACAGTAAACAGCGAA GAAATCAGAGTATCGGTTCCATCTTTATCCTCTTCGCTGTATGGCCACCCGCGTCTGAAACCACTGGAGCTGACAGACCGGAAACACGTTAGAGTGGAAGTATGCAAGAAAGACTTCCTGAGACTTGGAGGGACGAATATAGGGAACAGGAACTAA
- the LOC141873426 gene encoding uncharacterized protein LOC141873426, with protein MVNVPKQRRTFCKAKKCKKHTLHKVSQYKAGKASLYAQGKRRYDRKQKGYGGQTKPVFRKKAKTTKKIVLRLECTVCKYRKQLPLKRCKHFELGGDKKRKGQMIQF; from the exons ATG GTTAACGTACCAAAACAACGCCGCACTTTTTGCAAGGCCAAGAAATGCAAGAAACACACTCTACACAAGGTTTCTCAGTATAAGGCAGGAAAGGCTAGTTTATATGCTCAGG GAAAACGTCGCTACGATCGTAAACAAAAAGGTTACGGAGGTCAGACTAAACCCGTTTTCCGCAAGAAG GCAAAGACGACCAAGAAAATTGTACTTCGTTTGGAATGCACAGTATGCAAGTATAGGAAACAACTGCCTCTCAAAAGATGCAAGCATTTTGAGCTGGGCGGAGACAAGAAGAGAAAG gGACAAATGATCCAGTtctaa
- the LOC141873422 gene encoding protein NipSnap homolog 3A-like isoform X2, with amino-acid sequence MKLTNEYIHLKSESNSKLNGYWTSDVGGINEVIHIWEYDSYAQRTEARKALSQDQTWIDSYIKKILKMLMKQDNLVMYAVPWFDVKPPMTTGGVYELRMYDIMLCKGEQWQHRIIQGFPDRCKVSEPAGVWTTEFGPLSTAVFLWPYPSLDERIRIRKEAQQQEEWVEAVRDFSSFAKGGVSKVLIPTDFSPWR; translated from the exons ATGAAGTTAACAAATGAATACATACACCTGAAGTCAGAAAGCAATTCAAAGCTGAATGGCTATTGGACAAGTGATGTAGGAGGGATCAATGAAGTTATTCATATTTGGGAATATG acaGCTATGCTCAGAGAACAGAAGCAAGAAAAGCTCTTTCTCAAGATCAAACATGGATTGATAGTTAtatcaaaaaaattttaaaaatgttgatgaAGCAG gATAACCTAGTAATGTATGCTGTTCCATGGTTTGATGTGAAACCCCCAATGACAACAGGAG GAGTGTATGAACTACGTATGTACGACATCATGTTGTGTAAAGGTGAACAATGGCAGCATAGAATTATTCAAGGTTTTCCTGACCGCTGCAAAGTTTCCGAACCTGCTGGTGTGTGGACCACGGAATTTGGCCCTCTCAGCACAG CTGTTTTTCTGTGGCCTTATCCCAGCTTGGATGAAAGAATAAGGATTCGAAAAGAGGCACAACAACAAGAGGAATGGGTGGAAGCAG TGAGAGACTTTTCATCCTTTGCTAAAGGTGGAGTTTCTAAAGTTCTCATCCCTACAGATTTCTCTCCATGGAGATAA
- the LOC141873422 gene encoding protein NipSnap homolog isoform X1 encodes MALSLLSKGRRLLDVRSLRVGSWLQNQMSTSESMLMSQTSETPTSQSSKIYEMRTYYVKPKAFADFMKLTNEYIHLKSESNSKLNGYWTSDVGGINEVIHIWEYDSYAQRTEARKALSQDQTWIDSYIKKILKMLMKQDNLVMYAVPWFDVKPPMTTGGVYELRMYDIMLCKGEQWQHRIIQGFPDRCKVSEPAGVWTTEFGPLSTAVFLWPYPSLDERIRIRKEAQQQEEWVEAVRDFSSFAKGGVSKVLIPTDFSPWR; translated from the exons ATGGCTCTTTCCCTCTTATCCAAAGGGAGAAGATTGTTGGATGTGCGTAGCTTGAGAGTTGGATCGTGGCTACAGAATCAAATGTCGACATCCGAGTCAATGTTGATGAGTCAGACTTCCGAAACACCAACAAGTCAGAGCTCTAAAATCTACGAGATGCGCACTTACTATGTAAAGCCCAAGGCTTTTG CTGATTTCATGAAGTTAACAAATGAATACATACACCTGAAGTCAGAAAGCAATTCAAAGCTGAATGGCTATTGGACAAGTGATGTAGGAGGGATCAATGAAGTTATTCATATTTGGGAATATG acaGCTATGCTCAGAGAACAGAAGCAAGAAAAGCTCTTTCTCAAGATCAAACATGGATTGATAGTTAtatcaaaaaaattttaaaaatgttgatgaAGCAG gATAACCTAGTAATGTATGCTGTTCCATGGTTTGATGTGAAACCCCCAATGACAACAGGAG GAGTGTATGAACTACGTATGTACGACATCATGTTGTGTAAAGGTGAACAATGGCAGCATAGAATTATTCAAGGTTTTCCTGACCGCTGCAAAGTTTCCGAACCTGCTGGTGTGTGGACCACGGAATTTGGCCCTCTCAGCACAG CTGTTTTTCTGTGGCCTTATCCCAGCTTGGATGAAAGAATAAGGATTCGAAAAGAGGCACAACAACAAGAGGAATGGGTGGAAGCAG TGAGAGACTTTTCATCCTTTGCTAAAGGTGGAGTTTCTAAAGTTCTCATCCCTACAGATTTCTCTCCATGGAGATAA